In Fimbriimonadaceae bacterium, the genomic stretch AGCGGAGCAGTGCCCGTCGGACTGACACGCAGGCCATCCGCCAAGACCACCACCACGCACGGCGCGCCTGAGGCCGGCAGGTCATCACCGAAACAGAGCGCGTTGGGAATAGGATTCATCGGACTTCGACTTTCCTCATGAAAAAATCCTGTCTGTGAAACGGGCGTTCAAAACGGCGGCCAACGCGACCGCAGGCGAGAAAAAACCGGAGGCGTACCCTCTGGGGTACGTTGAGGATTTTTTCGAACCGAGAACAAAGTTGGCAGGCGTTTTCAGCGCCCGCCATTCAGCCGCTATTCCGAGACGGGGATGAACTGGCGTATCCAACTTCCAAAACTGCCGGGATTGCGGCTTTGAATGTATACGACACCGGGACCGCGGAAGCGGCATACCAACCCTTCACCAGACGTGAGGCTGGCGATCCAGCCAGACGAGGCCTTCTCGATATTGTACGTCGTGGTGGAAGTCCAAGCCACCAGGTGGCTGTTGTCGACGATATATTCTTCGTTCGGCTTCAGGTCGATTTTATGAATGGCTCCAAAACTGTTGAGAACCAGCTGTCCGGCCCCGCCGATCTTCAAAATAAAAAACCCTTCTCCGCCCAGCAGCCCACGCGTCAAGCTTTGCATCTTGCTCTCGATCTTCACGCCCTCCGCGCCTGCCAGGAACCCGTCCTTCTGCACCATGTATTCATTCACACCGTCGAGCTCCAGTAAGACGATCTCTCCGGGCAC encodes the following:
- a CDS encoding TIGR00266 family protein, whose product is MVRVYLDANETVKAESGAMVAASPTIDIESKMEGGFLGALSRKMLSGEKFFFQTLRASRGAGEVLLAPTVPGEIVLLELDGVNEYMVQKDGFLAGAEGVKIESKMQSLTRGLLGGEGFFILKIGGAGQLVLNSFGAIHKIDLKPNEEYIVDNSHLVAWTSTTTYNIEKASSGWIASLTSGEGLVCRFRGPGVVYIQSRNPGSFGSWIRQFIPVSE